CAACGCTTCGTTCGTCAATCTGCACTCGGCGGCAGGCGTGGGCAACGCGATGGGCAATATCTTCACCGCGTTTCGCAACCGCACGCCGATTGTGATTACCGCCGGGCAGCAGGCCCGTTCGATTCTGCCGTTTGATCCGTTTCTCGCCTCGACACAAGCCACCGAGCTGCCGAAGCCCTACGTCAAGTGGAGCATCGAGCCGGCACGCGCCGAAGACGTGCCGCTGGCGATCGCGCGCGCCTACTACGTGGCGATGCAGGAGCCGCGCGGGCCGGTGCTGGTGTCGATTCCCGTCGACGATTGGGATCGCGCCGCGGAGCCGGTGCCGGCACGCGTAGTCAGTGCCGAGACGCGGCCGGAGCCGTTTGTGCTGGCGCAGATCGGCGCGGCGCTCGATACCTGCGCACGGCCGGCTTTCGTGGTGGGCGGCGCAGTCGATAGGGCCGGCGCTTGGGACGAAGTCGTGCGTCTCGCCGAACGCCACAACGCCCGCGTATTCGTCGCGCCGATGACGGGCCGCTGCGCGTTCCCCGAAGACCATCGCCTGTTCGCCGGTTTCTTGCCGGCCATGCGCGAGAAGATCGTCGAACTGCTCGGCGGCCATGACCTGATCTTCGTGATCGGCGCGCCGGCCTTCACGTATCACGTCGAAGGTTACGGCCCGCATCTGCCTGCCGGCGCAACGCTGTGCCAGTTGATCGACGATCCGGCCATCGCGGCGTGGGCGCCGACCGGTACCGCGGCGGTCGGCAATATTCGCCTCGGCGTGGCCGATCTGCTGACGCAGCCCGCGCCGAAAACACGCCCCTTGCCCGCACCACGCGCCGCATCGCCACGCGCAGAACCGTCTGCGTTGATGTCCGTGGCGTTCGCGTTGCAAACCCTCGCCGAGGTGCGCCACGCGGACGATATCGTGGTCGAGGAAGCACCGAGCTCGCGGCCGGTGATGCAGAGCTATCTGCGGTTCACACGCAGCGGCACCTTCTACACGATGGACAGCGGCGGCCTCGGCTACGGCATGCCGGCGGCCGTCGGCGTGGCGTTGGCGAAACCCGGCACGCGCGTGATCGGCCTGATCGGCGACGGTTCCAGCATGTATTCGATCCAGGCCATCTATAGCGCCGTGCAGATGAAGCTGCCGATCACGTTCGTGATCCTGAACAATTCACGCTATGCCGCGTTGCAGGACTTTGCTCCGGAATTCGGCTTTGGTCCGGCCGATCCTGTGCAAGGCACCGATCTGCCGGGGCTCGACTTCGTGGCGCTTGCGGCGGGCATGGGTTGCCAAGGCACGCGCGTGACCGATGCCGAACGCCTGCACGGCGTGCTGCGCGACGCGTTGGCGTCGTCCGCGCCGATGCTGGTCGAAGTCGTCGTCGCTTGATCTCGGGCGAGTGTCTTGCCCGCATTCATAAAACTTTCCGCAGGAGACAAACACGATGCAGAGCATATCGATGCTGATCAACGGCGCCGCCGTGCAAGCGAGCAACGGCGCCACCTTCGAGCGCCGCAATCCGCTCGACGGCGAAGTCGCGACGCGCGCCCCCGCGGCGACGGCCGCCGATGCGATAGCCGCCGCCGATGCCGCGGCAGCGGCGTTTCCGGCATGGTCCGCGCTGGGGCCGGGCGAGCGCCGTGCGCTGCTGATGAAGGCCGCGCATGCGCTGGAAGCGCGCAGCGAGGCGTTCGCCGCGGTGATGGCAGCGGAGACGGGCGCATCGGCGATGTGGGCCGGCTTCAATGTGCATCTCGCCGCCGGCGGATTGATGGAAGCGGCGGCGCTCACTACGCAGATCGGTGGCGAACTGATTCCATCCGACGTGCCCGGCAGTCTCGCGATGGGTGTGCGTCAGCCAGCCGGCGTCGTGCTCGGGATCGCGCCATGGAACGCACCGGTGATCCTCGCGGTGCGTGCGATTGCGTTGCCGCTCGCATGCGGCAATACGGTCGTATTGAAGGGTTCGGAAGTCTGCCCCGGCACCCACGGACTGATTGTCGAAGTGCTACAGGAAGCGGGTTTGCCGAAAGGCGTGGTGAATTTCGTCACCAACGCTCCGGCCGATGCAGGCGCAGTAGTCGATGCACTGATCGCGCATCCGAAAGTCCGGCGTGTCAATTTCACCGGCTCCACGCATGTGGGCAAGATCATCGCGGCCACGTGCGCGCGCTATCTGAAGCCGTCGGTGCTGGAGCTTGGCGGAAAAGCGCCGTTGATCGTCCTCGACGACGCGGATCTCGATGCAGCCGTCAACGCCGCTGCGTTCGGCGCATTCGCCAACTCGGGGCAGATCTGCATGTCGACGGAGCGGATCGTCGTCGATGAGCGGATCGCCGACACGTTCGTCGCCAGGCTCGCGCAGAAAGCGCGCGGCCTGCCGCTCGGCGACCCACGCAAAGGGCCGGTGGTGTTGGGATCGGTCGTCGATATGCGCACGGTGGAGTGCTGCAATGCGCTGATCGACGACGCGCTGGCCAAAGGCGCCACGCTCGTTTGCGGCGGCAAGGCGGACAGCACCTTGATGCCCGCCACGCTGCTCGACCACGTCACGCCCGCCATGCGCATCTATGGCGACGAATCGTTCGGGCCGGTGAAGGGCATCGTGCGCGTGAACGGCGAAGATGAAGCCGTGGCCTGTGCGAACGACAACGAATATGGACTCTCGTCAGCGGTGTTCAGCCGCGATCTCGCGCGCGCGATGAATGTCGCGCGACGCATCGAATCGGGCATCTGCCATGTCAACGGGCCGACCGTTCATGACGAAGCGCACATGCCCTTTGGTGGCGTGAAGGGCAGCGGCTTTGGGCGCTTCGGTGGGCAGGCGGGGATCGCCGAGTTTACGGATTTGCGCTGGATTACCGTGCAGACCACACCGCGTCATTACCCGTTCTGAAGGGCGGCGTGTCCTTGTAGTCGCTGCGTATCGCCGCGCGCAATTTTTTCGTAGCGGTATGCAGCGCCGCGAAAGCCATGCATACGTGTCATGGGTTTTGCGCGAAACGGCAATATCAAAAGCCGTTCGCTCGCTCCCATACTGACTAAAAACGTGACCTCGAAAGCGCGGCGTTCAGATCGCGCACACAAACCAGGAGACAGCTTCATGACCAGTTATGTACCGCCGGCCGGCTCGGCCAGGGCGGCAAGCGGCGAGGCCAATGCGCCGCTTGCCGGCCATCAGGTGGGAGTCGAGGAGGGGCGCCATACCGTCGACATCGGCCGCACGCTCGACGAAGGTCCTTACACCACGATGCAGAAGATCGTGGTGTTGCTCGCGGCATTGTCGATCGTCCTGGACGGCTTCGATAGCCAGTTGATCGGCTTTGCGATTCCCGTGCTGATCAAGGAATGGGGCGTCACGCGTGCGGCTTTCGCACCGGTGGTCGCCGCCGGGTTGATCGGCATGGGCATCGGCAGCGCGTGTGCCGGGCTGCTGGCCGATCGCTTCGGCCGCCGCTGGGCGGTGATCGGCAGCGTGCTGGTGTTCGGCGCCGCCACCTGCGGCATCAGCTTCGCGCCCGATATCGTGACGATTGCGGTGCTGCGTTTTGTTGCCGGACTCGGCATCGGCGGCGCGTTGCCGAGTTCGACGACCATGACCGCGGAGTTCACGCCGGCTCGCCGCCGCACCTTGGCGGTCACCGCGACGATCGTCTGCGTACCGCTCGGCGGCATGGTGGCGGGATTGTTCGCGCATGAAATCCTGCCGACGTACGGATGGCGCTGGCTGTTCCTGATCGGCGGCGTGCTGCCGTTGGCGCTTGGTGTGTTGCTGCTTTTCACGTTACCCGAGTCGCCACGCTTTCTCGCCCGGCGGCCGCAGCGCTGGCCGGAACTCAAACGCCTGCTTGGGCGGATGTCGCGTCCGGTGGCCAGCGGCTGCGTTTTTACCGACATTCGCGAGCAGGCTGTCGAAAAGCACACGGGCATTACCGCGCTGTTCCGCGACGGCCTGGCGCTCGATACGGTGGCGATCTGGTGCGCGTTCTGCATGTGCCTGCTGGCGGTGTATAGCGCTTTCAGCTGGCTGCCGACGATGTTGAGCACGCAGGGCTTGTCCGTGTCGGTGGCGGGCTCGGGGCTCACCGCGTATAACCTGGGCGGCGTGGTGGGCGCGTTGCTGTGCGCCGTCGTGATCGCACGCACAGGCTCGCGCTGGCCGTTGATTCTCTGCAGCGCAGGTGGTGCGGCGAGCGCGTTGCTGCTGCTCGGCGTGAACATCGCCGACCACACCGGTTTGCTGATCTTCGGTCTCGGCGTGCACGGCCTGTTCGTCAACGCCGTCCAGTCGACGATGTTTGCGCTGTGCGCTTACGTCTATCCGACCCGTGTGCGCGCCACCGGTACCGCATCGGCGCTTGCCTTCGGCAGGCTCGGCGCGATTGCCAGCGCATTCGCGGGCGCGGTGGTGATCACGGCTGGCGGCGCATCGTCGTACCTGTGGATGCTCGGGATCGCGATGGTGATCGTAATGGTCGCGCTGATGCTGGTCAAGCGTCATATTCCAAAGCCGGGCGTTTGAGGGACGCAATGTCCTGAGTCGCGGCGATCGAGCGTGATACGCGGATCGCCGCCATCTGAAGCAGTCAATCTTTAGCGTATCGGACGGCTCGAATAGCGGTCGGTATCGTCACGTCAGTCATTAGCATCGCTACATAAAAACGCTGCGTGCGAGTCGCATACGG
This genomic stretch from Paraburkholderia caffeinilytica harbors:
- a CDS encoding aldehyde dehydrogenase, which translates into the protein MQSISMLINGAAVQASNGATFERRNPLDGEVATRAPAATAADAIAAADAAAAAFPAWSALGPGERRALLMKAAHALEARSEAFAAVMAAETGASAMWAGFNVHLAAGGLMEAAALTTQIGGELIPSDVPGSLAMGVRQPAGVVLGIAPWNAPVILAVRAIALPLACGNTVVLKGSEVCPGTHGLIVEVLQEAGLPKGVVNFVTNAPADAGAVVDALIAHPKVRRVNFTGSTHVGKIIAATCARYLKPSVLELGGKAPLIVLDDADLDAAVNAAAFGAFANSGQICMSTERIVVDERIADTFVARLAQKARGLPLGDPRKGPVVLGSVVDMRTVECCNALIDDALAKGATLVCGGKADSTLMPATLLDHVTPAMRIYGDESFGPVKGIVRVNGEDEAVACANDNEYGLSSAVFSRDLARAMNVARRIESGICHVNGPTVHDEAHMPFGGVKGSGFGRFGGQAGIAEFTDLRWITVQTTPRHYPF
- the mdlC gene encoding benzoylformate decarboxylase; this translates as MISNAPRSDVSGSSQHTTSTVRHAVIDLMRRLGMTSVFANPGSTELPLFRDFPQDFRYVLGLQEAVVVGMADGYAQATRNASFVNLHSAAGVGNAMGNIFTAFRNRTPIVITAGQQARSILPFDPFLASTQATELPKPYVKWSIEPARAEDVPLAIARAYYVAMQEPRGPVLVSIPVDDWDRAAEPVPARVVSAETRPEPFVLAQIGAALDTCARPAFVVGGAVDRAGAWDEVVRLAERHNARVFVAPMTGRCAFPEDHRLFAGFLPAMREKIVELLGGHDLIFVIGAPAFTYHVEGYGPHLPAGATLCQLIDDPAIAAWAPTGTAAVGNIRLGVADLLTQPAPKTRPLPAPRAASPRAEPSALMSVAFALQTLAEVRHADDIVVEEAPSSRPVMQSYLRFTRSGTFYTMDSGGLGYGMPAAVGVALAKPGTRVIGLIGDGSSMYSIQAIYSAVQMKLPITFVILNNSRYAALQDFAPEFGFGPADPVQGTDLPGLDFVALAAGMGCQGTRVTDAERLHGVLRDALASSAPMLVEVVVA
- a CDS encoding MFS transporter, giving the protein MQKIVVLLAALSIVLDGFDSQLIGFAIPVLIKEWGVTRAAFAPVVAAGLIGMGIGSACAGLLADRFGRRWAVIGSVLVFGAATCGISFAPDIVTIAVLRFVAGLGIGGALPSSTTMTAEFTPARRRTLAVTATIVCVPLGGMVAGLFAHEILPTYGWRWLFLIGGVLPLALGVLLLFTLPESPRFLARRPQRWPELKRLLGRMSRPVASGCVFTDIREQAVEKHTGITALFRDGLALDTVAIWCAFCMCLLAVYSAFSWLPTMLSTQGLSVSVAGSGLTAYNLGGVVGALLCAVVIARTGSRWPLILCSAGGAASALLLLGVNIADHTGLLIFGLGVHGLFVNAVQSTMFALCAYVYPTRVRATGTASALAFGRLGAIASAFAGAVVITAGGASSYLWMLGIAMVIVMVALMLVKRHIPKPGV